A segment of the Bradyrhizobium sp. CCBAU 53340 genome:
GCGCGAAAATGTCTTCGGATTGACGGTCATAACGCTCGGCCCACACATGCATGCCGGTCGAGGTATCGATCAATTGACCCGTGATGCGCGTATTGCCGCCGGTCTTCCGGACGCTGCCTTCCAGCACGTAACGCACGCCGAGCTCGCGGCCGACCTGTTTCACATCGACGGCTCGGCCCTTGTACGTGAATGTGGAATTTCGCGCGATGACGAACAGCCAGTTGATGCGGGAGAGGCCGGTGATGATGTCATCGACCATTCCGTCGGCAAAATAATCTTGCTCAGCATCACCGCTCAGGTTCGCAAAGGGCAACACTGCGATGGATGGCCGGTCAGGCAAGGTTAGTGACGGTCCGGATGCCCGGTCCGGGTTGGGCGCCGTCACCGCCGGTCCGACATAGCGATAGCCGCGCCGTGGCAGCGTCTCGATCCATTGCGCCACTCCAGACGCGTCCGCCAGCGCGCGCCGGACAGCTGCGATCTGGACAGTCAGGTTGCTGTCTTCAACCGCCAGGGCGGGCCATGCAGCTTCGATCAAATCACTCTTGGACACTGGCTCGCCGGCTCGCCGCACCAGCAGGGCAAGGAGCAGCACTGCGCGCTGGCCGAGCGAGGTCGGCTCGGCGCCGCGGAACAGGATCCCGGCATCGGCGTCCAGGCGAAAAGGACCAAACTCAAGGATCGCGGCCATTCTGAAGAAGGGCACATTTTGCAGGTTTTTTGCAATGTTTTCCGCACTGCCTTGCTACTTCCCGGAGCAGGCGGGCCATGATGTCGCCGTCGTCGCGCACCGAAGCGGCCCATCATGGAGGACCACATGACCGCAAAGCCACTCATCCGCAGGCCGGGCGCAACCAGTGGAGTGATGCTGCGGGGCCAGCCGATGGCCTTTCTGGTGACCGGGGAGGATACCCGGCACACCAGCATGTTCGACTGGACGATTCCGGCCGGTTTCGCCACGGGTCGGCACGTTCACCGTGTGCAGGAAGAGACCTTCTATATGCTTGAAGGCGAATGCGAATGGCACCTCGCCGAAGAGGTCGTCCGGGCCACGCCAGGGACCTACCTCTTCATTCCTCCGGGCGTTCCCCACAACATCACCAATGTCAGCGACAAGCCCGCGCGGGTGCTCATGACAGTATCCCCTCCGGGGCACGAGCATTACTTCGAGGAGTTGGCCAGGCTGACCGCCAGCGGACCGCCGGACGCGAAAGCCATCAGCGAGTTGCGCGCCCGCTTCGACACCGACCAGTTGTCGGCACTGACGACAAGAGCCTAGGGCGACGCCGAGGGTCCGGCGCCGCGCTGTTGCGGCGCCAGACCTGCAAGGTGGGTGATCAGACGATCGATCTCGGCTTCCGTGTTGTAGTAATGCGGGGACGCTCGCACGACGACCGGCAGCGAACGGACTTCCGCGTCGATGCGGGTGCTCGACGGATCTGAGGCGCCGATGGTAATGCCGGCTGCGGCGGCGCTGCGGACGATCGCGTCTGCCTCAACCCCATCCATCGTGAAGCTGACGATGGCGCCGGGCGTGCGGCCGAGATCGCGAATGGTGATACCGCTGATGGCAGCAAGGCCGCCGCGAAGGCGGTCCGCCAGCAGGCGGCAACGCTGCTCGATCGGGCCGAGACCGATCGCAAGCGTGTAGTCGACGGCTGCGCCAAGCCCAAGCCGAGCCGCGTAATTGTTCTCCCAGGTCTCGAACCGGCGGGCATCGTCACGGAGCTGATACTGGTTCCGCGAGACCCAGGGGGCCGCGAAATGGTCGATCATCGGCGGCTCGAGCCGTTGCAGCAGCGGCCGGCGGACGTAGAGGAAACCAGTGCCGCGCGGGCCGCGCAGGAATTTGCGGCCGGTGGCCGAGAGCATGTCGCAGCCGATCGCTTCGACGTCGACCTGCATCTGGCCGACCGCCTGGCAAGCGTCGAGCAGATAGGGAATGCCATGCGCGCGTGCGATCTTGCCCACGGCGGCCGCGGGATTGACCAGCCCGCCATTGGTCGGGACCCAGGTGATGGCGATCAGCTTCACCCGCTCGTCGATCATGCGCTCAAGCGCGTGGATGTCGAGCTCGCCACTGGCATCGCTCGGCACGACGTCAATGACCGCACCCGTGCGCTTGGCGACCTGGAGGAATGCAACGTAATTGGCGGCGTACTCCGCTTCGGCCGTCAATATCCGGTCGCCCGCGCGAAACTGCAGCGCGTAGAATGCCATTTGCCAGGCGACGGTCGCGTTCTCCATGAGTGCGATCTCGTCCGGAGCAGCATTCAACAAACGTGCGACCGACCCGTAGACCGCATCAAGCCGGTCGGACTCGCGGTCCGCGGCGGCATAGCCGCCGATCTCGCTCTCCAGATCGATATGCTGTTTCATCGCCGCGACGACGGGCGCGGGCATGAGAGCCGCCCCCGCATTGTGGAGATAGGCTCGCCGGGAGGCCGCCGGTGTGTCGGCCCGTATTCGGTCGATGTCGATCAAGCGGGCTCTCCGTCTCGCGATCCATCGGCATGGATTAGACGCACCGGAGCAGGCGGGCAAGACGGCGGGCAGCGAGGAGCTGGCCCGGTTTGGTCTCAGATGCAGAGGCCGAGGAGCTTGACGTGGCAGTTCGCGGCTTTGGGCTTGCTGGCAGGCGTGACGTCACGCTTCACGGCGACCAGCGGCTCACTATCCTTCTTGCCTTTGCCTTTGCCCTTGCCCGGTTTCGGCTCGTAGTCGCCTGCGATCACCATC
Coding sequences within it:
- a CDS encoding cupin domain-containing protein, with translation MTAKPLIRRPGATSGVMLRGQPMAFLVTGEDTRHTSMFDWTIPAGFATGRHVHRVQEETFYMLEGECEWHLAEEVVRATPGTYLFIPPGVPHNITNVSDKPARVLMTVSPPGHEHYFEELARLTASGPPDAKAISELRARFDTDQLSALTTRA
- a CDS encoding aminotransferase class V-fold PLP-dependent enzyme, translated to MIDIDRIRADTPAASRRAYLHNAGAALMPAPVVAAMKQHIDLESEIGGYAAADRESDRLDAVYGSVARLLNAAPDEIALMENATVAWQMAFYALQFRAGDRILTAEAEYAANYVAFLQVAKRTGAVIDVVPSDASGELDIHALERMIDERVKLIAITWVPTNGGLVNPAAAVGKIARAHGIPYLLDACQAVGQMQVDVEAIGCDMLSATGRKFLRGPRGTGFLYVRRPLLQRLEPPMIDHFAAPWVSRNQYQLRDDARRFETWENNYAARLGLGAAVDYTLAIGLGPIEQRCRLLADRLRGGLAAISGITIRDLGRTPGAIVSFTMDGVEADAIVRSAAAAGITIGASDPSSTRIDAEVRSLPVVVRASPHYYNTEAEIDRLITHLAGLAPQQRGAGPSASP